The Raphanus sativus cultivar WK10039 chromosome 2, ASM80110v3, whole genome shotgun sequence genome includes a region encoding these proteins:
- the LOC108841299 gene encoding pectinesterase inhibitor 8-like: MKMVRSVFLFFLSIVVTVVIAGKAPPPTFTETGKALAEKLCEKSADKAFCISSLTSHHEAETATAPKLGVIALSVASTNASDTSFYIKSKLKQKNLEPALEDTLDDCSKNYLDAVAQLDDSLAALLANAYIDVDIWLNTAISDGEACEDALSERAGNDAELARRNTNFLKLCKDALLINTILTP, translated from the coding sequence ATGAAAATGGTCAGAAGCGTCTTTCTCTTTTTCCTCTCCATCGTCGTCACGGTTGTCATCGCCGGAAAAGCTCCACCACCAACATTCACCGAGACTGGCAAAGCCTTGGCAGAAAAACTCTGCGAGAAATCTGCAGACAAAGCTTTTTGCATTTCGAGCCTAACCTCGCATCACGAAGCAGAAACCGCGACCGCACCAAAACTAGGCGTGATTGCATTAAGCGTTGCCTCTACAAATGCTTCAGACACATCTTTCTACATCAAATCAAAACTCAAACAAAAGAACCTCGAGCCCGCGTTGGAAGACACACTTGATGATTGTTCTAAGAATTACTTAGACGCAGTCGCACAACTCGATGATTCTCTTGCCGCTTTACTCGCGAATGCGTACATTGACGTCGATATTTGGCTCAATACGGCTATTAGCGATGGAGAGGCTTGTGAAGACGCTTTGAGCGAACGTGCTGGTAATGACGCTGAGCTTGCTCGTAGGAACACTAACTTCTTGAAGCTTTGCAAGGACGCTCTTCTTATCAACACTATTTTAACTCCATAA
- the LOC108842558 gene encoding uncharacterized protein At2g29880 isoform X2 has translation MSTSGGNDSERLRTVWTAEMDQYFIELMLEQVKKGNRFDDHLFSKRAWKLMSSSFTAKFKFPYGKDVLKNRHKTLRNLFRSVNSLLREDGFSWDDMKQMVVADNSVWDVYLKGHPNSRSFRIKSVPFYKDLCLIYSDGMSEQKAPEGETNTCIEEDEGDNGLYESKKGSGGSISRCRTTWHPPMDRKQAWTEMVRLFNAKFESSFTVDVLKNRYKTLRRQYNAIKSLLGSHGFGWDDERHMVTADDNVWQDYIKAHRDARQFMTRPIPYYKDLCVLCGDSENECFVATDWFDPEAEFHEGTTDLSSSSEEEDINSLLYEPKNKRDHQTGTTDTSPIKPKKPRVDETKTMGIEDAVEAIQALPDMDEELILDACDLLEDDLKAKTFLALNVKLRKKWLLRKLRPHVT, from the exons ATGAGCACAAGTGGTGGAAACGACAGCGAGCGGCTAAGAACGGTGTGGACGGCAGAGATGGATCAGTACTTCATCGAGCTAATGTTGGAGCAAGTGAAGAAAGGGAACAGATTCGACGATCACTTGTTCAGCAAACGCGCTTGGAAGCTCATGTCTTCCTCCTTCACCGCCAAGTTCAAGTTTCCTTACGGCAAAGACGTTTTGAAAAACAGGCACAAGACGTTGAGGAACTTGTTTAGATCTGTGAATAGTCTCTTGAGAGAAGATGGGTTTAGCTGGGATGACATGAAGCAGATGGTGGTTGCGGATAATAGCGTTTGGGATGTCTATCTCAAG GGTCATCCTAATTCAAGATCTTTTCGGATAAAGTCGGTACCTTTTTACAAAGATCTGTGTTTGATTTACTCTGATGGAATGTCTGAGCAGAAAG CTCCGGAGGGAGAGACCAACACTTGTATTGAGGAAGATGAAGGTGACAACGGACTATATGAATCAAAGAAAGGAAGCGGCGGCAGCATCTCACGGTGCAGGACTACTTGGCATCCTCCAATGGACAG GAAACAAGCCTGGACTGAGATGGTTAGACTCTTCAACGCCAAGTTCGAGTCTAGCTTCACTGTGGATGTCTTGAAGAACCGGTACAAGACTCTGAGAAGACAGTATAATGCGATCAAGAGTCTTCTTGGATCACATGGGTTTGGTTGGGATGATGAGCGCCATATGGTTACAGCTGATGATAACGTCTGGCAAGACTATATAAAG GCTCATAGAGATGCAAGGCAGTTCATGACTCGACCAATTCCATACTACAAAGATTTGTGTGTGCTCTGTGGCGATTCCGAGAATGAATGTTTCGTAGCTACGGACTGGTTTGATCCCGAAGCCGAGTTCCACGAGGGTACAACCGATTTGTCTAGTTCAAGTGAGGAAGAAGACATCAACTCTCTTTTGTATGAACCCAAGAACAAAAGAGATCATCAAACTGGTACTACTGACACAAGCCCTATAAAGCCGAAGAAGCCTCGAGTTGATGAAACCAAAACCATGGGAATAGAAGACGCGGTTGAGGCTATTCAAGCCTTACCAGACATGGACGAGGAACTTATATTAGATGCTTGTGATCTGCTTGAAGATGACCTCAAGGCCAAGACTTTCTTGGCACTAAATGTGAAATTGCGCAAGAAATGGTTGTTAAGGAAACTCCGGCCTCATGTAACTTAA
- the LOC108837210 gene encoding uncharacterized protein LOC108837210 isoform X1, which translates to MLLLIDSKSTTIQGFISTHFLLCFKDELKPNTIYKLKRFSLKPSKSVYRASPHKHTIIFTSKTTFAPVHEEGDYQIESQHFRLRDLQVFTDIVDKHTYLFDIIGLLRVITHQWCQLNGYRLLSETLSATDYSPLWCS; encoded by the exons ATGTTGCTCCTTATCGACTCAAAG TCAACAACCATTCAAGGGTTCATCTCAACACATTTCCTGCTCTGCTTCAAAGATGAACTGAAACCCAACACAATTTACAAGCTCAAGAGGTTCAGCCTCAAACCTTCCAAATCAGTTTACAGAGCCTCACCACATAAGCACACAATCATCTTCACCAGCAAGACAACCTTTGCTCCTGTTCATGAAGAAGGGGACTACCAGATTGAATCTCAGCACTTTCGTCTACGAGATCTCCAAGTGTTCACCGACATTGTTGACAAACACACATACCTTTTCg ATATCATTGGCCTTTTGAGAGTCATCACTCATCAGTGGTGTCAACTCAATGGCTACAGATTATTAAGTGAAACACTCTCAGCTACAGATTATTCCCCTTTATGGTGTTCTTAA
- the LOC108837210 gene encoding uncharacterized protein LOC108837210 isoform X2, whose translation MLLLIDSKSTTIQGFISTHFLLCFKDELKPNTIYKLKRFSLKPSKSVYRASPHKHTIIFTSKTTFAPVHEEGDYQIESQHFRLRDLQVFTDIVDKHTYLFAVSIPHRYHWPFESHHSSVVSTQWLQIIK comes from the exons ATGTTGCTCCTTATCGACTCAAAG TCAACAACCATTCAAGGGTTCATCTCAACACATTTCCTGCTCTGCTTCAAAGATGAACTGAAACCCAACACAATTTACAAGCTCAAGAGGTTCAGCCTCAAACCTTCCAAATCAGTTTACAGAGCCTCACCACATAAGCACACAATCATCTTCACCAGCAAGACAACCTTTGCTCCTGTTCATGAAGAAGGGGACTACCAGATTGAATCTCAGCACTTTCGTCTACGAGATCTCCAAGTGTTCACCGACATTGTTGACAAACACACATACCTTTTCg CCGTCTCTATTCCTCACAGATATCATTGGCCTTTTGAGAGTCATCACTCATCAGTGGTGTCAACTCAATGGCTACAGATTATTAAGTGA
- the LOC108842558 gene encoding uncharacterized protein At2g29880 isoform X1: MSTSGGNDSERLRTVWTAEMDQYFIELMLEQVKKGNRFDDHLFSKRAWKLMSSSFTAKFKFPYGKDVLKNRHKTLRNLFRSVNSLLREDGFSWDDMKQMVVADNSVWDVYLKGHPNSRSFRIKSVPFYKDLCLIYSDGMSEQKAPEGETNTCIEEDEGDNGLYESKKGSGGSISRCRTTWHPPMDRYFITLMLDQARSGNQIEGAFRKQAWTEMVRLFNAKFESSFTVDVLKNRYKTLRRQYNAIKSLLGSHGFGWDDERHMVTADDNVWQDYIKAHRDARQFMTRPIPYYKDLCVLCGDSENECFVATDWFDPEAEFHEGTTDLSSSSEEEDINSLLYEPKNKRDHQTGTTDTSPIKPKKPRVDETKTMGIEDAVEAIQALPDMDEELILDACDLLEDDLKAKTFLALNVKLRKKWLLRKLRPHVT; this comes from the exons ATGAGCACAAGTGGTGGAAACGACAGCGAGCGGCTAAGAACGGTGTGGACGGCAGAGATGGATCAGTACTTCATCGAGCTAATGTTGGAGCAAGTGAAGAAAGGGAACAGATTCGACGATCACTTGTTCAGCAAACGCGCTTGGAAGCTCATGTCTTCCTCCTTCACCGCCAAGTTCAAGTTTCCTTACGGCAAAGACGTTTTGAAAAACAGGCACAAGACGTTGAGGAACTTGTTTAGATCTGTGAATAGTCTCTTGAGAGAAGATGGGTTTAGCTGGGATGACATGAAGCAGATGGTGGTTGCGGATAATAGCGTTTGGGATGTCTATCTCAAG GGTCATCCTAATTCAAGATCTTTTCGGATAAAGTCGGTACCTTTTTACAAAGATCTGTGTTTGATTTACTCTGATGGAATGTCTGAGCAGAAAG CTCCGGAGGGAGAGACCAACACTTGTATTGAGGAAGATGAAGGTGACAACGGACTATATGAATCAAAGAAAGGAAGCGGCGGCAGCATCTCACGGTGCAGGACTACTTGGCATCCTCCAATGGACAGGTATTTCATAACTCTGATGTTGGACCAAGCTAGAAGTGGAAACCAGATTGAAGGTGCTTTCAGGAAACAAGCCTGGACTGAGATGGTTAGACTCTTCAACGCCAAGTTCGAGTCTAGCTTCACTGTGGATGTCTTGAAGAACCGGTACAAGACTCTGAGAAGACAGTATAATGCGATCAAGAGTCTTCTTGGATCACATGGGTTTGGTTGGGATGATGAGCGCCATATGGTTACAGCTGATGATAACGTCTGGCAAGACTATATAAAG GCTCATAGAGATGCAAGGCAGTTCATGACTCGACCAATTCCATACTACAAAGATTTGTGTGTGCTCTGTGGCGATTCCGAGAATGAATGTTTCGTAGCTACGGACTGGTTTGATCCCGAAGCCGAGTTCCACGAGGGTACAACCGATTTGTCTAGTTCAAGTGAGGAAGAAGACATCAACTCTCTTTTGTATGAACCCAAGAACAAAAGAGATCATCAAACTGGTACTACTGACACAAGCCCTATAAAGCCGAAGAAGCCTCGAGTTGATGAAACCAAAACCATGGGAATAGAAGACGCGGTTGAGGCTATTCAAGCCTTACCAGACATGGACGAGGAACTTATATTAGATGCTTGTGATCTGCTTGAAGATGACCTCAAGGCCAAGACTTTCTTGGCACTAAATGTGAAATTGCGCAAGAAATGGTTGTTAAGGAAACTCCGGCCTCATGTAACTTAA